A DNA window from Thermosynechococcaceae cyanobacterium Okahandja contains the following coding sequences:
- a CDS encoding E3 ubiquitin ligase family protein — MAIFGGILIVVAIVLFFVQRHYRLKLRSLKLATPVTTAEIHHLREQVAQEIGGGNLREYVKLSGQITADTPLISELKQMPCVHYKMTVTREYEEQVRETDSEGNTRWRTERRSDTISSNSQSIPFRVRDRHGEIEVVPTGADIETVQVLDEFRPATNTNRLSFGGFSVSMGSLSLGGGTTLGYRYQEWILPVDRFALVVGVASDQTGTLRIERPTAKGQKFFISLKSEDTLSQDTSNTILYTSIGSGACGGIGVLLILISLF, encoded by the coding sequence ATGGCTATCTTTGGCGGCATTCTGATTGTGGTGGCGATCGTCTTGTTTTTCGTTCAGCGCCACTATCGCCTCAAATTACGCAGCCTGAAGCTAGCAACGCCGGTGACCACCGCGGAGATCCATCATCTGCGTGAGCAGGTGGCGCAAGAAATTGGCGGAGGCAATCTGCGGGAATACGTGAAACTATCCGGCCAGATTACGGCGGATACGCCCCTAATTTCAGAACTGAAGCAGATGCCCTGTGTGCACTACAAAATGACAGTGACGCGGGAGTACGAAGAGCAAGTGCGGGAGACCGATAGTGAAGGGAACACCCGTTGGCGTACGGAGCGCCGCTCTGACACGATTAGTAGCAACAGTCAGTCAATTCCCTTCCGAGTGCGCGATCGCCACGGTGAAATTGAGGTGGTGCCGACGGGGGCGGATATTGAAACGGTACAGGTTTTAGATGAGTTTCGCCCGGCCACAAATACCAATCGGCTGTCCTTTGGCGGGTTTAGCGTCAGTATGGGCAGTTTATCGCTGGGTGGTGGTACAACCCTTGGCTACCGCTACCAAGAATGGATCTTGCCAGTGGATCGCTTCGCCTTGGTGGTTGGCGTAGCCAGTGACCAGACGGGAACGCTGCGCATTGAGCGCCCGACTGCAAAGGGACAAAAGTTTTTTATTTCCCTGAAGTCGGAAGATACCCTCAGCCAAGACACCAGTAATACCATTCTCTATACGAGCATTGGGTCTGGAGCCTGCGGTGGTATAGGCGTGCTGCTGATTTTGATTAGCTTATTTTAG
- a CDS encoding GUN4 N-terminal ARM-like repeat domain-containing protein, with protein MVAMNLALADLRTQLYSGSEKQQLAALDTLATVGVEGYPLLQEFLQASETLQPVPPLWVRGQVYRLLVQAEDAAVKDVLSQQYPAGVVPLLSERGMDYRPLADLLVNLKFEAADRLTSQTLCALAGPAAQKRRWLYFTEVEHLPITDLQTIDRLWLAFSLGRFGYSVQRQLWLGCGQNWDRLWEKIGWRQGKKWPRYPTEFIWDLSAPRGHLPLTNQLRGVQLINALLNHPAWNAP; from the coding sequence ATGGTAGCAATGAATCTGGCCTTAGCCGACTTACGAACCCAGTTGTACAGCGGCAGTGAAAAGCAACAGCTTGCTGCCCTCGACACCTTGGCGACGGTGGGGGTGGAGGGCTATCCACTCTTGCAAGAATTTTTGCAGGCTAGTGAAACCCTACAGCCTGTGCCACCCCTGTGGGTTCGCGGCCAAGTCTATCGCCTGCTGGTACAAGCGGAGGATGCGGCGGTCAAGGACGTTTTGAGCCAGCAGTATCCGGCGGGGGTAGTACCACTGTTATCAGAGCGGGGCATGGATTATCGGCCACTAGCAGACCTCCTTGTGAACCTGAAGTTTGAAGCCGCCGATCGCCTCACGAGCCAAACCCTGTGCGCCTTAGCCGGACCCGCTGCCCAAAAGCGGCGCTGGCTGTACTTTACCGAAGTGGAACACCTCCCCATTACCGACCTGCAAACTATTGATCGCTTGTGGTTAGCCTTTTCCTTGGGACGATTTGGCTACTCCGTGCAGCGGCAACTGTGGCTGGGCTGTGGCCAGAACTGGGATCGCCTCTGGGAGAAAATTGGTTGGCGGCAGGGCAAAAAGTGGCCGCGCTACCCCACCGAATTTATCTGGGACTTGAGCGCACCCCGCGGCCATCTCCCCCTCACCAATCAGTTGCGGGGGGTGCAACTCATTAATGCCCTGCTCAACCATCCCGCTTGGAACGCCCCTTAA
- a CDS encoding UDP-N-acetylmuramoyl-tripeptide--D-alanyl-D-alanine ligase has protein sequence MKTTLAAIAHALGQPGHWPNLPVTGISTDSRHVAAGNLFVALRGNTFDGHQFVAQAAAAGAIALIVEDPVDSPLPQLRVPQTLAAYQHLGQWWRQQCPARVIAVTGSVGKTTTKEMIAAVLSHYGSVLKTEANFNNEIGVPKTLLQLEATHDFAVIEMGMRARGEIALLSQIAQPDVAVITNVGTAHIGRLGSREAIAAAKCELLAEMPATSTAVLNADCPLLLATAQQVWSGRTLSYGLTTGQHQGRYLPPQTLYVDQRAYTVPLGGAHHALNFLAALTVLRALGLNPQDLPTQLALHLPAGRGGRYPLEPDILLLDETYNAGLESMLAALQVLASLPGQRHVAVLGAMRELGEFSVPFHEQVGAAVAQLGLDGLLILDDGPEGEALARGARPVPTQQFATHESLVQYLLAHLQAGDRLLFKASHSVALDRVVTDVRQRWLSLPSDPKGA, from the coding sequence GTGAAGACCACCTTGGCAGCGATCGCCCACGCCCTTGGCCAACCCGGGCACTGGCCCAACCTACCCGTAACAGGCATTAGTACCGATTCACGCCACGTAGCCGCCGGAAACCTGTTTGTGGCACTGCGGGGGAACACGTTCGATGGGCATCAGTTTGTAGCGCAAGCCGCCGCCGCCGGGGCGATCGCCCTCATTGTCGAAGACCCTGTGGATAGCCCCCTGCCGCAATTGCGGGTGCCCCAAACCTTGGCGGCCTACCAACACTTGGGGCAATGGTGGCGGCAGCAGTGCCCCGCCCGGGTCATTGCGGTCACCGGGTCGGTGGGCAAAACCACCACCAAAGAAATGATTGCCGCCGTTCTGAGTCACTACGGCAGCGTTCTTAAAACCGAGGCAAACTTTAACAATGAGATTGGGGTGCCCAAAACGCTGCTGCAACTGGAAGCAACGCACGATTTTGCCGTGATTGAGATGGGGATGCGCGCCCGGGGTGAAATTGCCCTCCTCAGCCAGATTGCCCAACCCGATGTGGCCGTGATTACGAATGTGGGAACCGCCCACATTGGCCGCCTCGGTTCCCGGGAAGCGATTGCTGCTGCCAAGTGCGAGCTTTTAGCGGAAATGCCCGCCACCAGCACAGCGGTACTGAATGCCGATTGTCCCTTATTACTGGCAACGGCACAGCAGGTGTGGTCCGGGCGTACCCTCAGCTACGGCTTAACGACGGGTCAGCACCAAGGGCGCTATTTACCCCCCCAGACCCTCTATGTGGATCAGCGAGCCTATACCGTCCCCCTTGGGGGTGCCCACCATGCCCTTAACTTTCTGGCGGCCTTGACGGTGCTCAGGGCGCTGGGGCTAAACCCGCAAGACTTACCGACGCAACTGGCACTGCACTTACCCGCCGGGCGCGGTGGCCGCTATCCGCTTGAACCGGATATTCTGCTGCTGGATGAAACCTACAATGCGGGTCTAGAGTCGATGCTGGCGGCGCTTCAGGTGTTGGCCAGTCTGCCCGGGCAACGGCACGTTGCGGTGTTGGGAGCCATGCGCGAGCTAGGGGAGTTCTCGGTGCCCTTTCATGAGCAGGTGGGCGCAGCGGTGGCTCAGTTGGGGTTAGATGGGTTGTTAATTTTAGATGATGGGCCTGAAGGTGAAGCGCTAGCGCGGGGAGCCAGACCGGTTCCCACGCAACAATTTGCCACCCATGAGTCCCTCGTGCAGTACTTATTGGCGCACCTGCAGGCGGGCGATCGCCTCCTGTTTAAGGCCTCTCATTCGGTCGCCCTAGATCGGGTGGTCACAGACGTGCGACAGCGCTGGTTATCCTTGCCTTCAGACCCTAAAGGCGCTTAA
- the chlP gene encoding geranylgeranyl reductase yields the protein MSLRVAVVGGGPAGSSAAEILAKAGIETYLFERKLDNAKPCGGAIPLCMVSEFELPPEIIDRRVRKMKMISPSNIEVNIGHTLKEDEYIGMCRREVLDTFMRNRAADLGTNLINGTVFKLEQPGSSDQPYRLHYVLADGSTQTLEVDVVIGADGANSRIAKEIDAGDYNYAIAFQERIRLPADKMAYYDELAEMYVGDDVSPDFYAWVFPKYDHVAVGTGTMKVNKDRIRELQAGIRARAAAKLAGGQIIKVEAHPIPEHPRPRRVVGRVALVGDAAGTVTKSSGEGIYFAAKSARMCAETIVETSNNGRRIPTEADLKLYLKRWDKAYGMTYLVLDLLQRVFYRSDATREAFVEMCSDVDVQKLTFDSYLYKTVVPANPLVQLKITAKTIGSLLRGNALAP from the coding sequence TTGTCACTTCGGGTAGCCGTTGTTGGTGGTGGTCCAGCGGGTTCCTCTGCCGCCGAAATTTTAGCCAAGGCTGGAATTGAGACCTATCTCTTTGAGCGCAAATTAGACAATGCCAAGCCCTGTGGCGGAGCCATCCCCCTGTGCATGGTCAGCGAGTTTGAGTTACCCCCGGAAATTATTGATCGGCGGGTACGCAAAATGAAAATGATTTCCCCCTCCAACATCGAGGTCAATATTGGCCACACCCTGAAGGAGGACGAGTACATTGGCATGTGCCGCCGCGAAGTTCTCGATACCTTTATGCGCAATCGAGCGGCGGATCTGGGCACCAACCTGATCAATGGCACCGTATTCAAGCTAGAGCAACCGGGCAGTAGCGATCAGCCCTATAGGCTGCACTACGTCCTTGCCGATGGCAGCACCCAAACCCTAGAGGTGGATGTGGTGATTGGGGCGGATGGGGCCAACTCCCGCATTGCCAAGGAAATTGATGCGGGGGATTACAATTACGCCATTGCCTTCCAAGAGCGGATTCGCCTCCCCGCCGACAAGATGGCCTACTACGACGAGTTGGCGGAAATGTACGTGGGGGATGATGTTTCTCCCGATTTTTATGCGTGGGTGTTTCCCAAGTACGACCACGTGGCCGTGGGCACTGGCACCATGAAGGTGAATAAAGACCGCATCCGCGAGTTGCAGGCGGGTATTCGGGCGCGGGCTGCCGCCAAACTGGCGGGGGGGCAAATTATCAAAGTGGAAGCGCACCCTATTCCCGAGCATCCGCGGCCGCGGCGGGTTGTGGGTCGGGTGGCTCTCGTGGGAGATGCCGCCGGTACGGTCACCAAGTCCTCTGGTGAGGGAATTTATTTTGCCGCCAAATCGGCCCGCATGTGCGCCGAAACGATTGTCGAGACCTCAAATAATGGTCGCCGCATTCCCACCGAAGCGGATTTGAAGCTCTATCTCAAGCGTTGGGACAAGGCCTACGGCATGACCTACTTGGTGTTAGATTTGCTGCAGCGGGTCTTTTACCGCTCCGATGCCACCCGCGAAGCCTTTGTGGAGATGTGCAGTGATGTGGATGTGCAAAAGCTCACGTTTGATAGCTATCTGTACAAAACGGTGGTGCCCGCCAATCCGCTGGTGCAGTTGAAAATCACCGCCAAAACCATTGGCAGTTTGCTGCGGGGGAATGCCTTAGCACCTTAG
- the rfaE2 gene encoding D-glycero-beta-D-manno-heptose 1-phosphate adenylyltransferase, with amino-acid sequence MAAIASAPAEWRPLVFTNGCFDLLHAGHVRYLRAARGLGQRLVVGLNSDRSVAALKPNRPIIPEQQRAEVLAGLRSVDAVVLFGDRTAIPLIEALQPEIYVKGGDYELATLPEAAAVAHYGGRIEFIQVEVPSSTTAIVQRILQLQGEDARGAW; translated from the coding sequence GTGGCAGCCATTGCGTCAGCTCCGGCAGAGTGGCGCCCCTTGGTGTTTACCAACGGCTGTTTTGACCTCCTCCATGCTGGCCATGTGCGCTATCTTAGGGCAGCACGGGGGCTGGGGCAGCGGCTAGTGGTGGGGCTGAACAGCGATCGCTCCGTGGCCGCCCTCAAACCCAACCGACCCATTATTCCCGAACAGCAGCGGGCAGAGGTCCTTGCTGGTTTACGATCAGTAGATGCCGTGGTCTTGTTTGGCGATCGCACCGCCATCCCCCTCATTGAAGCGCTCCAGCCAGAGATCTACGTCAAGGGGGGAGACTATGAACTGGCGACCCTACCGGAAGCTGCCGCCGTGGCTCACTATGGTGGCCGCATTGAGTTCATTCAGGTGGAAGTCCCGAGTTCAACAACGGCAATTGTGCAGCGCATTCTACAGTTGCAAGGGGAGGACGCACGCGGGGCATGGTAG
- the serS gene encoding serine--tRNA ligase produces MIDLKQLRENPQAVGDRLRWRQGNYDLDTIVHLDAQQRQLEQQRSQLQARSNEIGALVGKKIKAGASPNDPEIVALKTEANDLKKTLADLEPQEREIKQQLEALLLTIPNLPSETTPIGRDETDNVIVRSWGDEFKPTHPCQPHWDVATQLGLLDVERSVKVAQSRFVTLVGVGAALERALIQFMLDTHTARGYVEILPPFLVNSASLTATGQLPKFAEESFRCAEDDLWLIPTAEVPVTNFYRDEILAADQLPIKYCAYTPCFRREAGSYGKDTRGLIRLHQFDKVELVKFVHPETSAAEHENLVADAEYILQALKLPYRVIELCTGDLGFAAMKCYDLEVWLPAANCYREISSCSNFGDFQARRGKIRFKGGKQKGTQFVHTLNGSGLAVGRTMAAILENYQQPDGSVAVPEVLQPYLRRSHLSGATL; encoded by the coding sequence GTGATTGATCTCAAACAACTCCGTGAGAATCCCCAAGCGGTTGGCGATCGCCTGCGATGGCGGCAAGGGAATTACGACCTAGACACCATTGTGCACCTCGATGCCCAGCAACGCCAATTAGAGCAACAGCGCTCCCAACTGCAAGCCCGCAGCAATGAAATTGGTGCCCTTGTGGGCAAAAAAATCAAGGCCGGAGCCAGCCCCAACGATCCAGAAATTGTTGCCCTGAAGACGGAAGCGAACGACCTCAAAAAAACCTTGGCGGATCTAGAACCGCAAGAGCGAGAGATCAAGCAACAGCTAGAAGCCCTCCTGCTGACAATCCCCAACCTACCCAGTGAGACCACCCCTATTGGCCGCGATGAAACGGACAACGTGATCGTGCGTTCCTGGGGGGATGAATTCAAGCCGACCCATCCCTGTCAGCCCCACTGGGACGTGGCCACGCAACTGGGGCTGCTAGATGTCGAGCGCTCGGTTAAGGTGGCGCAAAGTCGCTTTGTGACCCTTGTGGGGGTGGGGGCTGCCCTCGAGCGCGCCCTGATTCAGTTCATGCTCGATACCCACACCGCCCGCGGCTACGTGGAAATTCTGCCGCCCTTTTTGGTCAACAGTGCGTCCTTAACCGCCACCGGCCAGTTACCCAAATTTGCCGAAGAAAGCTTTCGCTGTGCTGAGGATGATTTGTGGCTGATCCCGACCGCAGAGGTGCCGGTCACGAATTTTTATCGGGATGAAATTTTAGCGGCGGATCAACTGCCCATTAAGTACTGTGCCTATACCCCCTGTTTCCGCCGCGAAGCGGGCAGCTACGGCAAAGATACCCGTGGCCTCATTCGGCTGCACCAGTTTGACAAGGTGGAGTTGGTCAAGTTTGTGCATCCTGAGACCTCCGCCGCCGAGCACGAGAACCTAGTGGCCGATGCCGAGTATATTCTCCAAGCCCTGAAGCTGCCCTACCGTGTCATCGAACTGTGTACGGGGGATTTGGGCTTTGCGGCCATGAAATGCTACGACCTTGAAGTGTGGCTGCCAGCGGCAAACTGTTACCGCGAAATTTCCAGTTGCTCTAATTTTGGCGATTTTCAGGCACGGCGCGGCAAAATTCGCTTCAAAGGGGGCAAACAAAAGGGCACTCAGTTTGTCCATACTCTGAATGGTTCCGGATTGGCGGTGGGACGAACTATGGCAGCCATCTTAGAAAACTACCAGCAACCGGATGGGTCAGTGGCGGTGCCGGAGGTACTCCAGCCCTATCTGCGGCGCTCCCACCTGAGCGGAGCAACCCTGTGA
- a CDS encoding branched-chain amino acid ABC transporter permease, with amino-acid sequence MDTQLIQLFVNGLAVGSIIALAAVGLTLTFGILRLPNFAHGDFMTTGAYLTLVANALGMDIWLSMLLGAMGTAGLMLISEKVLWAPMRDRRTTSTTLIIMSIGLSFVLRNGVILIWGSENQSYRLPVMPALDIFGIKIIYSKIIVMMLAVVAMAAVHFLLQRTKVGKAMRAVADDLDLARVSGIDVEWVVLCTWLVSGILTGVAGGLYGLITAVRPTMGWFLILPLFASVILGGIGNPYGAIAGALIIGVAQEMSTVMIPAEYKLAVAMVMMMGVLLLRPQGLFRGTL; translated from the coding sequence ATGGACACGCAACTCATTCAACTGTTCGTTAATGGTTTAGCGGTGGGCAGTATTATTGCCCTTGCCGCGGTGGGACTAACCCTCACGTTTGGCATCTTGCGGCTGCCGAACTTTGCCCACGGTGATTTTATGACCACCGGTGCCTACCTGACGTTGGTGGCCAATGCCCTAGGGATGGACATTTGGCTATCGATGCTGCTGGGGGCAATGGGAACCGCAGGCCTGATGTTAATCAGTGAAAAGGTGCTCTGGGCACCCATGCGCGATCGCCGCACCACCTCCACCACGCTCATTATCATGTCCATTGGGCTTTCGTTTGTCTTGCGCAATGGCGTGATCTTGATCTGGGGCAGTGAAAACCAGAGCTATCGCTTGCCCGTAATGCCGGCCCTCGATATCTTTGGTATTAAAATTATCTACTCAAAGATTATCGTCATGATGTTGGCGGTGGTGGCTATGGCGGCGGTGCATTTTCTGCTGCAGCGCACCAAGGTGGGCAAGGCCATGCGGGCGGTGGCAGATGATCTCGATTTGGCGCGGGTCTCGGGTATTGATGTGGAGTGGGTGGTGCTGTGTACGTGGCTGGTATCGGGGATCCTCACCGGGGTGGCGGGTGGCCTGTACGGGCTCATTACGGCCGTGCGGCCTACGATGGGCTGGTTTTTAATTTTGCCCCTGTTTGCCAGTGTTATTTTGGGGGGCATTGGTAATCCCTACGGGGCGATCGCGGGGGCGCTGATTATTGGTGTTGCCCAAGAAATGAGCACAGTGATGATTCCAGCAGAGTACAAATTAGCGGTGGCCATGGTCATGATGATGGGGGTGCTGTTGCTGCGTCCCCAAGGTCTCTTTCGCGGCACGCTCTGA
- a CDS encoding M48 family metallopeptidase, with protein MPAAAYLGLNADHFRHPRDRDATAALKQVPGLDVLVRTILGSVAEQAFYLENIGSSLRLSEQQLPELYNLHLEACRCLDLDPPELYLKQHPVPNAYTFAMRGKQPFVVLHTALVELLTPAEVQAVLAHELGHLKCEHGVYLTLANLLLLATSQLSPWGLLLAQGLQTQLLQWLRCAELSCDRAALLVTQDARVVASVLMKLCGGSPQWSDRLNLDAFIAQARQYEAANQGWQPLFKGLQATQLTHPLPVLRAQEILNWADTQQYHQLRQALHAP; from the coding sequence ATGCCTGCTGCCGCGTATTTGGGCTTAAACGCTGATCACTTTCGCCATCCCCGCGATCGCGACGCGACGGCGGCGCTAAAACAGGTGCCGGGGTTGGATGTACTGGTACGCACGATCCTGGGGTCTGTTGCCGAGCAGGCCTTTTACCTCGAAAACATCGGCAGTAGCCTGCGCCTAAGTGAGCAGCAGCTTCCGGAGTTGTACAACCTGCACCTAGAGGCCTGCCGCTGTTTAGACCTCGACCCCCCTGAGTTGTACCTAAAGCAGCATCCGGTGCCCAATGCCTATACGTTTGCCATGCGGGGCAAGCAACCCTTTGTGGTACTCCATACCGCCTTGGTGGAACTGTTGACCCCCGCAGAAGTGCAGGCGGTACTGGCTCACGAACTCGGGCACCTCAAGTGCGAGCATGGGGTTTACCTCACCCTTGCCAATTTACTGCTGCTGGCCACCAGTCAACTCTCACCGTGGGGACTGCTTTTGGCGCAGGGACTCCAAACTCAACTACTGCAATGGCTGCGCTGTGCGGAACTCAGTTGCGATCGCGCCGCTCTGCTGGTTACCCAAGATGCGCGGGTGGTGGCCTCGGTGCTGATGAAGTTGTGTGGCGGCTCGCCCCAGTGGAGCGATCGCCTCAACCTAGATGCCTTCATTGCCCAAGCGCGGCAGTACGAGGCGGCCAATCAAGGTTGGCAACCACTGTTCAAAGGGTTGCAGGCCACTCAACTCACCCACCCCTTACCGGTGCTACGGGCACAGGAAATTCTCAACTGGGCGGATACGCAACAGTACCATCAACTTCGCCAAGCTCTCCATGCCCCTTAG